The genomic interval tagggtggcatatagcagttgaactgtccgtcagtgtgtcagtatgtcagtatgtgtgtatatcagtccgtccgtccgtccgtccgaaaactttaatggccataactttttcaatattgaagatagcaacttgatatttggcatgcatgtgcatctcacggacctgcacattttgagtggtgaaaggtgagggtcaaggtcatccttcaaggtcaaatgtttaaaatatggcgtctgtccgtccgtccaaaactttaacattggccataactttttcactattgaaaatagcaacttgatatttggcatgcatatgtatctcatggagcttaacattttgagtggtgaaaggtgaaggtgaaggtcatccttcacggtcaaatgtcaaatatatggcgtctgtccgtccacaaactttaacattggccagaactttttcaatattgaagatagcaacttggtattttacatgcatgtgcatctcacggagctgcacattttcagtgatgaaaggtcaaggtgatccttcaaggtcaaatgtctaatatttatggcgtctgtccgtccgtccaaaaactttaacattggccataactttttcactattgaagatagcaacttgatatttggcatgcatgtgtatctcatagagctgaacattttgagtggtgaaaggtgaagttcaaggtcatcattcaaggtcaaatgtcaaatatatggcgtctgtccgtccgaaaactttaacattggccataactttttcaatattgaagatagcaacttgatatttggcatgcatgtgtttctcatgaagctgcacattttaagtggtggaagttcaaggtgaaggtcatccttcaaggtcaaagttccaaatttttttttaattcaaagcggcgttctcatgaagctgctcattttgagtggtggaagttcaaggtcaaggtcatctctcaaggtcaaaggtcaatttattatttttttcaaagcggcgcaatagggggcattgtgtttctgacgaacacatctcttgtttgaggttattttacataaacttcttcatttctacatcgatttacttcaaattgatactgaacctctcttattacaaaatacggtcaatctcaactatgcatggccccattaccaaccctggggcgcctcgccCACATAGACCGCACCCacccaaaaattgccttttactataacttctttatttctacaccgattcatttcaaattgataccgaaactctcttatgacaatacggtcaatcacaaatatgcatggccccattaagaaccctggggcgccccgcccacaaaggccacacccacccaaaattgccttttactataccttcttcatttctacacggcttcatttcaaattgatactgaacctctcttatgacaatacggtcaatctcaactatacatggccccattaccaacccttgggcgcccctaggtcaaacatgcggcgtggggatacgcgtcggcctctgccgcgccatttctagttcattttagaataaaaaaataattctttcgGTGGTACGAGATATTCTTATGTTTTGCTTACGACCATTTTGTTAACTGTGTATAATTTATTGTTCTAGATATATAGAGCAAGTACAGCAACATTACGCAGTTGTTATTTCGTTTCTACCGCATACTTTAACCTGATCTACCGGTAACTTGTTTATATGGGGTCAAAAATTCTTTAACAGATTGTCGCGATCGACTGCGTGACGTCACATGTGACGGCATTGATGATGTACGATACGACAACGGGACGTGCTATTTAAACGACGGTAACTTTACCGGTATCTGGAACTACACTGCCTTCAAGAACGTCACCGGACGGGAGAGGATAGCGCCCTCTAGAGAGTATTGGGAGTAAGTTCTTTTCTATTGCTTGCTAGATCTGTTTATTAATATGTCGTCATTTTTTCTCATCGGAACAATATTTATTTCCTCATTCGCATAGAATTACATGCAAAAACAATAATCATTATATTGCTCGGTCTATGTATCTGCAGATTTTCTCATCGAATAAGACAATACACTTCGACATGTACTACAAAATATATTGCGTTAGCTTCCTTCAACGTGACAAGACACCAATAATTTCATATAAGACAGCTTCAAACTTTGTTGAAAACATTAACCTGTGTTTGGTGAAACAGTTAACGCACGCATCCTTTTAGGACGTATGTTCTGCGCAAGAGCGACCGGATAGAGGACGCCGAGCGGCCCCAGTGGCGGCTGGTGTTGTGTCTGCTGTTCTCCTGGAGCCTCGTCTTCCTGTGTCTCGCGAGGGGCATCAAATCCGCGGGAAAggtatatatgagcctcgctctgggaaaacgggacctaaggcatgtgcgtaaagtgtcgtccaagtttAGCacgtgcagtcctcacaggccaaTCAGGTGCTACacgtttttagggaagcctcttCTAAGTAAATTTCCAGTTTAGTCAGGAATTGTTGTCgctgtcactttacgcacatgcaaataCCTAGTTTTCCCAGACAGAGACTTATTTGTATAAACGCACTTGCATaatgccccgttttcccagacagAGACATATTTGTATAAACGCACTTGCaataggcccagttttcccagacagaGACTTATTTGTATAAACGCACttgcattaggccccgtttttacagagcaaggcccatgAAAAATTTGTTCCGCTGTCAAAATTGTTGAAAGGGATTCACGAATACCAGATGAAGGCGTTCATTtaagtttgcaatatttgtttctgttGCAGCATGGATAGATACTTagattgttaaccaggttttccgaaggaaaaaactggttattagattggcgaatgcgggcgggctggctggctggcgggctggctggcgggctggcgggcgggtggaacaagcttgtccgggccataactatgtcgttcattgtcatattttaaaatcatttggcacatttgttcaccatcattggacggtgtgtcgcgcgaaataattacgtcgatatctccaaggtcaaggtcacactttgagttcaaaggtcaaaattggcaataaatgagcttctctgggccataactatgtcattcattgtgagattttacaattatttggcacatttgttcaccatcatgggacggtgtgtcgcacgaaagaatcacgtcaatatctccaatgtcaaggtcaccacaacttaaaatagatttatttttgaaacaaacttacaaagggggttaattttgtttgttcatttcaaaagttcagtttgagttgtctcccttaatcagattttttttcacaatgaaaacctggttttgtgacaattttgtcccttgttttaaaatAGTTTACTAATAAATTCTCTGTGCGTAAGAATTGACGATGCTTCAACGAGAAAACTACCATCAAATTATGGAATTTCTCTTATTTCTTAAGTATCGATGGTTCCGATGCTGATTGTTGCTGATGCACGACGCGGATGTTAAGGAACATTGTGAAAGTCAAGCCTGTGCTTAAATAAAATTTAGGAAACAACCAAAAATATCAAATCTGAATTTAGTGTAGATTTAAGTTTGGAATATGAAGTACATGAAGCTGTGAAGGATTCACTGCTGTCCATTATTATATCTTTCAGATCGtgtattttactgcaatatttccATATATCATCCTCGTTATTCTGTTCTTCCGTGGAGTTACGCTGAAGGATGCTGGGAAAGGAATCGCATTTTATATCACCCCGGAGTTTAAAAAATTAGGTGACATAGCGGTGTGGAAGGCCGCAGCTATTCAGATATTCTTCTCACTAGGGCCTTGCTACGGAGGCATCGTCGCTCTATCCAGTTATAACCGATTCCACAATAATATTTACAGGTAATTTGAGATTTTATATATgggtattttattattaaatatccaGATAGCCTGTCTGCACAATTCActaaaatacaaacatgtatacatataaaactaaaaaaatgtgaGTGTTGTTTTTATGACTGGTAAAGcggataataatttaaataaactagTAAACCAGTTCTTGttgtttttagcgaggctgttttcggagaaaacccgagctattgtcatagccagctcgtcgtgtcgtgtcgtctgccggcgtcgtgctaaaaccttaacattggctgtaaaatcaaagtgcttccacctacaactttgaaacttcatatgtagatgcaccttgatgagttctacaggccacacccatttttgggtcactaggtcaaaggtaaaggtcactgttacctctaaaaaatataattctgacaagcttagcagccgagcgtggcatccgttatgcggtgctcttgttttaacttaGATTAAGTctaatcaaatacattttataaattaggTATTACATTGCTCAAATGAAAAcgaattttaaaatgtaaataagtcTATCGCACGCGACGATGTGTTTAATGTAGCAAAATCAGATCCAATTGTATCTTTATCATAAAGTCATAATAATGTTCATAATAACTTTCACTTGACAAAACGTACAAGTTGAGCATATTGAAGTATGTGTTCTTTCTTAGGGACGCGCTGATCGTGTCCCTAGGCAACTGTCTGACCAGTGTATTCGGTGGCTTCGTGATATTCGCATTTGTGGGTCACATGGCGGGCCAGCTTAATGTACCCGTGGAGCACGTGGCCGACGAAGGTAGTTCAAATATTTTGATGAAGATATATTTACTCTCTTTAGGTTTTGTTATGTAGAGTACTTGAACGATAACattaatgcaatatgtattgATAAGTATGAGTACTCctcttaaacattattattacggttaatatgtatttcttgctgtaaaatacttattgacactacttatgaaattattataatttcatgtgcttgaattaattatgtgcatatgtttattactgtaaatattatattgtttgtactaaaatgtgtccacatgggccattggccttctggaaatgatgtaaataaaatctataaaatctatataaaataataatgcagGAACTGTCCTACATCTTTAAAACGTATTTGTATAAACCATTAGGTACTGTAGCAAGGACacagtatatacatgtaaaactttttatgcccacggtacgttggcatatagcagtcggactgtccgcccgtccatctgtccgtccggcattccGTTTCACAGAGTATTAAAGATATTGAGCCGATTTTTGGTTTGTAAGTCTTCACGAAGTACAGATGAAGAGTGAGTTTcgttctggtacattttttgcGTTAGTTTTGTGGCTTGGGTCATTTTGTCATTTTCTCGATGGTTTAATTGTACTTTGCAAAAATGATTGTCAACACACACGCCCCTTCTTCACATTCAGGTCCCGGTCTCGCATTCGTGGTGTACCCAGACGCTGTTCAGTCCCTGCCCGCTCCCGCCTTCTGGTCAGTGATATTCTTCTTCATGCTCGTCACTCTCGGGATTGATACCCAGGTAACAGATAGGCCAAgcgtttattaaatatttgtgatGCTCAGTAAATAGGGCGGTCGAGAAACTGGCGAAGCCCAAGGCTAATGTTCAGTTTTGGGACCTAAATATCAAGAATTTGTATTTCATAAAAGATACCAGTCTGTTACATATTTCCTTCGCCAgcataattttctttaaatattaccTTATCCAAACGTGTTTACATTGTTCAAGTAAATTGTTCCGGTAAATATATACGTACCGTCAAAATAAGTTATACAAGACTGTTGGTTCTTCCTCTATTAAACGGATTTGGGCATACCAAATACACCTCTTAGGGCAATACAGTTCCTAAGATCTATAATAGCGCTCATGTATACCATAATTATGATGATTTAATCTTAAAagagttcctgtttacttgcatgTACTTTTCCTCCCCCAGTTCGCATCTGTAGAGGCGCTGTTGACGGGCCTGCTGGACCTGTTCCCCGGGTACAGGCCCCACAAGACCAAGGCTATCTTCGCCATCTGTGGCGGCATGTTTCTACTCGGCCTACCGTTCACTACGCGGGTATTGTGTGCGCAAACTATAAGTAGCGCCTTATTATAATAAGAATTAAAATTCTGTATTGATTGAAAGTTTTTACGACAGCGTTAGAAAATATTTTGATGTTTACAGAATGAAGAATATGTAGATAAAAAATGTTGAAGCTTAACTATAAATTTAAATTGTCTGATTTGTTTTCAGGCATACAACATAAACTATAGTTAAATATGCTTAAATATTGCTTATTCGCTTTAAAGGAAACTACAACCGTTTCTAAATGTATAATAAAGTAGGTGTACATATATTTTCATATGATTATAAAAAGCGTTATGCATATTTATCAATTACGTTTAAAGAAACCGTTGTCACCTTAGAATGTAAACTGCGATGTATCCTTttcacacaattttacaatttattgTCATAATTAAAGTACAAAActgcttaaaaaaacaacaaaaaaataactgCAATTAATGgaaaaaacattacaaaatataccTCTCTATGCCGTGTTGTGGGAAAGCTTGGCTTAATGCTCGTGCTGAAGTATCTTCCCTGATTGGCCTATGCAGTCCGGAATCAGGAACGGCACTTTCCGCATTGACCCGCTTTTCGTCTAAAAGATTcttcctttaaacgcaaaattCAGTTCAAGCGGAAATGTGTCCATGGTTAacatgtgcggattgcacaggataATATGGGAAGACACATGACGCACGtgcattaaagggaccgtcaacagcgattgacgaaaaaagaaatgttctaaaataccgtattgtttttacaattattggtttatattgattaaaatatcacgactggtatattacattacttgaaaaaagttgtaacgttttcatattttcagtatattcggtaatacattttactgggtacaggaaCCAGGTaattaccagttaactataaataacgcaagtagattgatcatcatcgtcacgaggtaaacccaggaatgcaaattgtgcatgcgtagtgaattgtatatattttatatataaaatgatcaatctacttgcgttatttttattgtgtgtatatcgtcatgtcacctattttcgcgatgtactttcgatttcacatcgcgaaattttattaccgaatatactaaaaatatgaacttttttcaagtaatgtaatatgccagtcagtataaactaataattgtaaaaaaatacggtattttagaactttttttttttcgtcaatcgcgagTGACGGTCCTttcaagcccagttttcacataaCCTGACTCATATTTTTGTTACACGGTCGCCTGTCTCAGAGTGGTATATACTGGGTGACGCTGGTAGACTTTTATGTTTCAGAGcggtatatagagaataacaggttattgCTTGATATTGTCTAACATAACAGataaggcttagaataatataacggcgaggcttgccgagccctTATTTTATTCGTCCCGATCCTGATACATTGCAAAAAGATCAGGAAGTAACCTGTCtttctgttaatcatacctctacgtccccgattttaaagaaataatgaaaaaatcgctaaaaagctttatttttagcgtgaaagaatatgatttttgtcgtttgtcgtattaataatgacgtcatgagcacttgcgcttaatatttgtaaatcatgtttttttgctgtttatgttgcattttgtgttaacAATGTATTACATCTTTGtatcaatttgtttgtttttttgaatctgattcgattttactaaaaatgattactttatagttgattccgcgGAAAATGACCTAcctcctatcatcgactgatataagaactttctGTTGAACTGATGTACTGGGTGACTCTGGTAGACTATTATGTTTCAGAGTGGTATATACTGGGTGACACTGGTTGACTAGTATGTTTCAGAGTGGTATATACTGGGTGACGCTGGTAGACAATTATGTTTCAGAGTGGTACATATTGGATGACGCTGGTAGACTATCATGTTTCAGAGTGGTATGTACTGGGTGACGCTGGTAGACAATTATGTTTCAGAGTGGTATATACTGGATGACGCTGGTTTACTTCAATGTTTCAGAGTGGTATATTCGGAGTGACGCTGGTAGACAATTATGTTTCAGAGTGGTATATACTGGGTGACGCTGGTAGACTATTATGTTTCAGAGTGGTATATACTGGGTGACGCTGGTAGACTATTACGGGGCCGCATGGAGCGTTCTCCTCACTGGCCTCATTGAGGTCATTGCTATCTCGTATTGCTATGGTAAATATGCAAACCACATCTAAATGTATTACGAAATTTCAATAGTTGACGAGGAGCAAAACGAAATCGACATCAATTTGTCTAGTCTTGATGTTTATACAGGTCTGCAAATACCGGtatttacatattaattaatctttaaaatatgtgagaaaaaataaaacaagtacacGTATTTTGTTATTCAATACGGTATCTGAACACTTTATTGTATAATAATTGTTCATGCACctttaaatattcaatacaatttgtTCAGGTGAGATCTTTCTTTGGAGCACACTATAATTACAGCATATGCAATTCTTACTAAATTGCAGGTATACGCCGTTTCTGTGCCGACCTGGAGACCATGATAGGTCCCTGGCGGACCTGGTTCTGGTGTATCTGCTGGACCTTCATCACTCCGGCAGGAACATTAGTGAGTATCATACatatttaaactataaaaatgataCTTATTACCGATGTACGTTAAGAAATATGCGAATTTACGATTGAACTTACgctgaataaaaaaacacactttaataTAAGCTGACAAAAGTCTTAATACCGGTACTAAGACCAGATTTTTATGCTccagaagggtggcatatagttgtTGAACTGTCCgacagtcagtctgtccgtccgtccgaaaactttaacattggtcataacttttgcaatattgaagatagcaacttgatatttagcatgcatgtgtatctcatggagctgcacattttgagtggtgcaaggtcaaagtcaatgtcatccttcaaggtcaaaggtcaaatttatggcgtctgtccatccgtccgaaaacttaatattggtcataacttttgcaatattgaagatagcaacttgatatttggcatgcacgtgtatctcatggacctgcacattttgagtggtgaaaggtaaaagtcaaggtcatcattcaaggtcaaatgtcaaatatatggcttcaacgcGGCGCagaagagggcattgtgtttctgacaaacacatctcttgttttttaatatttattttggatGCTCGTAGTCTATTGACGAAAATGTTCACAATAGGCGAACATGAAAAGATAtgtgattattttttatgttggaTTCCTGCATTATTAAAGTCATTATAAGCATCGGTCGTAGAAGTTCGTTaacctttaaacaaatatttaccgCGTAGTAATATATTGATATAGATATAGCAAGACAGAAAATACAAATCAACACTTTAAGATCATACAAATAATGTGATTGTTGAAATACGTCACCAGATATATTTCTAAAAgagttgaaaataataatttacattaAACTAGTACATTAAAAGACGCAATAGAGTTGCTTCTTTGCTGTTGGTTTAAGTTTTGCGACAACCAAATTTTTgtgaaaaataacatattattatgcCATTACATATCTGACATGGTTGGTTGAGTTTTACGCCGCAATAAAACATATACCGGTATGTCATATTAAGACAGTCAGACTGATATTCAAATAAGCAACTGTTCATGTTATTGTTTTCACCACTCACACAAGACTTTAAATGGCAAAAACCTTTCGATAATAGTATTATGTTCATCCAAGAGAACTTTAAGAAACAATAGATATGTGTTTCTTCTATCTGAAGAATAGCGAGGCAAACAATTAAGATTTAATTTAAAGCCTGAAAATTTAAGTTCTAAACCAAAAAATGGTACCGTCGGCATTATGACCAATGATGAATTAACGAATTGAACTACAATAAATCTATTAGTTATACACATTCTGAAAATAAtgtctttattttaataaataagaaTTGATTGTTCCCCATTTGCTTTTTAGCTATAATATGTGCACGAAGTTAGCGTTTGTGATCGGCCTTTATTCTTCTTCGTTTGTCCACTTGTTCTTTATTTCTAGTCTTCAGAAGATTTTCTTATTGTGTTATGGGTCAGACTGTTTCGAAATTAGCCTCTGACCATTTATTAATTACAATAGActtcaatgttttgttttgttactttttgttgttgtgttttctaCAATATTTCAGTCCTATGGCGGCGCTGAGTTTAGCAACTTACACTTGACTGGGATAGCTTGTTAACCAGTACTAAGtacacatacttatgccagtagcTGACTATTGCCATTATTGAATCAGAGGTACGGGGGAATGGCCCTAAAAAGTATTAACTAATCAATCCCTTCACACGTGTCCGGGCCGGGGATCGACTCCTGGAAACCTGAATTGTAGTCCAGCAGTCTACCAACTGAGTTGGACGGCTCGGTATATGCTTCACTCAAAGTTTTATCCTGTTCACGCTGATGGAATATCAATTAAGGGTCATCTTGTTTATCTTCACCTTGTCCCATTTCAAGCTTAGTCTACTAATGTAGGCTATAAATCATAACTGATTATTATCAATGCGTATGTTTGCTCCAGTTTATATTGCTGTTTGCGTGGATCGACTACAAACCCGTGACGTACGCCAGCTACCACTACCCGGCCTGGGCGGAAACACTGGGCTGGTTCCTATCATTCACGGCAATTTCAGCGGTTCCCTTGGTCGCCGTGTACAAGGTGACAACGTATAGAAAGGATATACCTATCATCCAGGTACTTTCATTGAACTGTGACTGAACAGATTGAACAGCCTTTATTCGTATGCAGCATGATAGTAAAATACTTTCAGATGACGCGAATTATGTTATATAGACCGTTATTTGTTTGTTCGTTCACGCTAAGgccatatttgttatattatttctttttctaaaattcatttttaaatgaacaaaaaataaatagttggCAAAAAGCCCTTCCAATGCTAATCTAATATATATATTCTAAGTATTTAGCATATTTGCAGTTTCGGAAACTAAGAGCATGTAAATTCCACATGTAGACGTGTTGAGTCTATTGccctttatttataaaaaaacaatatatgtggatatacatttaaattaattgttgttgtttaaagTTAATGAAGATAAGTCTTAAAATCGACTTGCctttgcatatttataaattaaatgcaGAAATCAGCCACCATATTAAACTGACAAAATGGCGCCTCTCCGTTGCAGAGAGTCAAACAGCTATTGGTTCCGGCGCGCGACTGGGGTCCGGCGCTTGTGCAGCACCGTCAGCTTATCAAGCATGTGCCGGGTTTCATCGTGGACCCGGAAGACTGGAACCACGGCGTCTCATTCACATATCAAAACATATCGGAGGAACCAACATTAATCATGCACGGGTTAACGGTATAGTAACTTTACTAGTAATCTGACATCTGACAGTTGTAGCGTGACAATATAACAACGCAAAAAAACAGTGCCGCGTCTAACCGTTGAAAAGTTAACGATAGGTCTCAGCTCATACTACAGTACAACATACAAGAGTTGAAATTATTGTCTCTTTTTTGCTGTGTATCGTTCATAAAATCATTTGTCGTTATAATAAATATCAACTTTTTCATATAGGAAAGACAGACGCATCTTGGTTCACGTGTCTGAATTTATTGAATCatttaaaccactttttcactcctttatttataaattttgtgTGTACATGGGACCTATGTAAAttgtttattacatgttgtaatgTTATTTGCAGGAAACGGCCGTTGATGCGTGACGTATTCACTTTGGGAGTCTACCCTCGAGCAGCCAATCAATTAAAACGTATATGCATTTAAGTTCAAATGATCGTTTATCACATGTTTTAGGTTGTCCTCGGTGTAGTAAatccttgtttttttatttacaccCGTGTAAGATAACATTTTTTACGTTTTGATAAGCTACACGTTTGGTCGAGCTCGCATTCAAAAAGCTATGTAACTTGTTACCGACATATGTAGCTAGTTTAAATTTACCAATTAAAAGACCTTGTGTAGTGTGTATTACGTTGTCAATAAGGCATGACGTCGTATCACTTTAAAAACATCAGACTTTGTCAACATGATTAGCAAAACAACGGTTGTCTATAAAAGCATTTGATAAAAGAACAATCGGCAGATTGTGTCTATTCATAGCACATTTTCTGACAAAACTCGTGTAACAAACACGAAGGTCGTTTCAGAACCTAAACTGTAAAGACTGCATTTCGATGTGAGAATCTCACGCTACGTTTCATATTCTGTGATATATTTATGACCtgtaaattatgttaataaattgTTACTAAATCGCCAAATCTGTTCTTTATc from Dreissena polymorpha isolate Duluth1 chromosome 1, UMN_Dpol_1.0, whole genome shotgun sequence carries:
- the LOC127878384 gene encoding sodium- and chloride-dependent glycine transporter 1-like isoform X2, encoding MDGGTKAHLVENEHLPDETAFSSSSRDDITLTNGDVSYADDNFIVSTVQPGIYSGFSSNYGTVSAEGPGDLREARRRGRGGVWTQKQVYGVDENTERGNWTGRFEYLLSMLGYAVGLGNVWRFPNLCYKYGGGAFLIPYVLFMTFVGIPLFYMESALGQFTSSGPTTCWQFAPLLQDCRDRLRDVTCDGIDDVRYDNGTCYLNDGNFTGIWNYTAFKNVTGRERIAPSREYWETYVLRKSDRIEDAERPQWRLVLCLLFSWSLVFLCLARGIKSAGKIVYFTAIFPYIILVILFFRGVTLKDAGKGIAFYITPEFKKLGDIAVWKAAAIQIFFSLGPCYGGIVALSSYNRFHNNIYRDALIVSLGNCLTSVFGGFVIFAFVGHMAGQLNVPVEHVADEGPGLAFVVYPDAVQSLPAPAFWSVIFFFMLVTLGIDTQFASVEALLTGLLDLFPGYRPHKTKAIFAICGGMFLLGLPFTTRSGIYWVTLVDYYGAAWSVLLTGLIEVIAISYCYGIRRFCADLETMIGPWRTWFWCICWTFITPAGTLFILLFAWIDYKPVTYASYHYPAWAETLGWFLSFTAISAVPLVAVYKVTTYRKDIPIIQRVKQLLVPARDWGPALVQHRQLIKHVPGFIVDPEDWNHGVSFTYQNISEEPTLIMHGLTETAVDA
- the LOC127878384 gene encoding sodium- and chloride-dependent glycine transporter 1-like isoform X1, which gives rise to MDGGTKAHLVENEHLPDETAFSSSSRDDITLTNGDVSYADDNFIVSTVQPGIYSGFSSNYGTVSAEGPGDLREARRRGRGGVWTQKQVYGVDENTERGNWTGRFEYLLSMLGYAVGLGNVWRFPNLCYKYGGGAFLIPYVLFMTFVGIPLFYMESALGQFTSSGPTTCWQFAPLLQGLGVSMMISSFITSGYYCMIIAWCHFYFFASFTSTLPWVSCDNWWNSEDCRDRLRDVTCDGIDDVRYDNGTCYLNDGNFTGIWNYTAFKNVTGRERIAPSREYWETYVLRKSDRIEDAERPQWRLVLCLLFSWSLVFLCLARGIKSAGKIVYFTAIFPYIILVILFFRGVTLKDAGKGIAFYITPEFKKLGDIAVWKAAAIQIFFSLGPCYGGIVALSSYNRFHNNIYRDALIVSLGNCLTSVFGGFVIFAFVGHMAGQLNVPVEHVADEGPGLAFVVYPDAVQSLPAPAFWSVIFFFMLVTLGIDTQFASVEALLTGLLDLFPGYRPHKTKAIFAICGGMFLLGLPFTTRSGIYWVTLVDYYGAAWSVLLTGLIEVIAISYCYGIRRFCADLETMIGPWRTWFWCICWTFITPAGTLFILLFAWIDYKPVTYASYHYPAWAETLGWFLSFTAISAVPLVAVYKVTTYRKDIPIIQRVKQLLVPARDWGPALVQHRQLIKHVPGFIVDPEDWNHGVSFTYQNISEEPTLIMHGLTETAVDA